In Oncorhynchus clarkii lewisi isolate Uvic-CL-2024 chromosome 2, UVic_Ocla_1.0, whole genome shotgun sequence, one DNA window encodes the following:
- the LOC139382853 gene encoding high choriolytic enzyme 2-like yields the protein MSALKYTLGLLALLVVAAWAEEELSVSELLEKANRNVVHTRNEPLIVDDIAYVNEADRNADPCTSRGCMWPKSSDGRVYVPYVIANQYSTRELEVIERGLQSFAGFSCINFIKRTNQRDYLHIQSQNGCWSYVGRSGNAQVVSLSRSGCVYHGTTQHELLHALGFNHEQTRSDRDNHIRVLLQNVQSGMEHNFNKIATLNQGTAYDYNSVMQYHRYAFSKNNQPTMVPIPNQNVEIGNASQMSQSDITRLNRLYNC from the exons ATGTCTGCATTAAAGTACACTCTGGGCCTTCTGGCCCTGCTTGTAGTGGCCGCCTGGGCCGAGGAG gagctctctgtctctgagctgCTGGAGAAGGCCAACAGGAATGTTG TGCATACCCGCAACGAGCCCTTGATTGTGGATGACATCGCCTACGTTAACGAGGCTGACAGGAACGCTGACCCCTGCACATCTCGCGGCTGCATGTGGCCCAAGTCCAGCGACGGCAGAGTCTATGTGCCCTACGTCATCGCCAACCAGTACT CCACCAGGGAGCTGGAAGTCATTGAGCGTGGTCTGCAGTCCTTTGCAGGTTTCTCCTGCATCAACTTCATCAAGCGCACCAACCAAAGAGACTACTTGCACATCCAGTCCCAGAACGG GTGCTGGTCCTATGTTGGTCGTTCTGGCAATGCCCAGGTTGTGTCTCTGAGCCGATCCGGCTGTGTGTACCACGGCACCACCCAGCACGAGCTCCTCCATGCCCTGGGCTTCAACCACGAACAGACCCGCAGCGACCGTGACAATCACATCCGCGTTCTCCTCCAGAATGTCCAGTCCG GCATGGAGCACAACTTCAACAAGATCGCCACCCTGAACCAGGGAACGGCCTATGACTACAACTCCGTCATGCAGTACCACAG GTACGCCTTCTCCAAGAACAACCAGCCCACCATGGTTCCCATCCCCAACCAGAACGTGGAGATTGGCAACGCCTCCCAGATGAGCCAGAGCGACATCACCCGTCTCAACAGGCTGTACAACTGTTAA